One segment of Desulfosudis oleivorans Hxd3 DNA contains the following:
- a CDS encoding aminopeptidase P family protein, whose product MRRHLAGLESDTLLVLSDENRFYLSGFSGLDGGYNESAGVLLITNDRLVLATDGRYNVQAETEAPLYEVVCYPAGLARILPDLLADLGTRHMGFEAGRMPHADYLRISKALEEKGLKVSFTDAAPVLDRLRVQKEPFEIDAIRRALAFAENAFELFVSYDLAPGMTEKEAAWVLERRMREMGADGLSFSIIAAFGENSALPHAVCGDRVAQPGMPLLFDWGARAGGYCSDTTRSFVLAKADSDYRKVHQAVYDAHMKAVEAIQPGVSAKAVDAAARDHIDRAGFGGKFSHGLGHGVGLAIHEPPRVSAQSEDVLEEGMVVTVEPGIYLPGWGGVRLENMAVVRSHGAELLNRLPLTHTEPGGQPS is encoded by the coding sequence GTGAGAAGACATCTGGCCGGCCTGGAATCCGACACCCTTCTGGTGCTCTCCGATGAGAACCGGTTTTATTTGAGCGGTTTTTCCGGCCTTGACGGCGGATACAATGAATCGGCCGGGGTGCTGTTGATCACAAACGACCGGCTGGTCCTGGCCACGGACGGCCGTTACAACGTGCAGGCGGAAACCGAGGCCCCTCTGTACGAGGTGGTCTGTTACCCCGCGGGCCTGGCCCGGATTCTGCCGGACCTGCTGGCCGATCTGGGCACCCGGCACATGGGATTTGAGGCCGGCCGCATGCCCCACGCCGATTATCTTCGCATATCAAAAGCCCTTGAAGAAAAAGGGCTGAAGGTTTCTTTTACGGATGCGGCCCCGGTGCTGGACCGGCTGCGCGTTCAAAAGGAGCCTTTCGAAATCGACGCCATCCGCCGGGCCCTGGCATTTGCGGAAAACGCCTTTGAACTGTTTGTCAGTTATGACCTTGCGCCGGGCATGACCGAAAAAGAGGCGGCCTGGGTCCTGGAGCGGCGCATGCGCGAGATGGGGGCTGATGGCCTGTCGTTTTCTATTATTGCAGCCTTTGGTGAAAACAGCGCGCTGCCCCACGCGGTGTGCGGGGACCGGGTCGCGCAACCCGGCATGCCCCTGCTGTTTGACTGGGGGGCCAGGGCAGGGGGGTACTGTTCAGACACCACCCGCAGCTTTGTTCTGGCAAAGGCCGATTCGGATTACCGCAAGGTCCATCAGGCGGTTTACGACGCCCACATGAAGGCCGTGGAAGCCATACAGCCGGGTGTCAGCGCAAAAGCGGTGGATGCCGCGGCAAGGGACCATATCGACCGGGCCGGGTTTGGCGGAAAGTTTTCCCACGGCCTGGGCCATGGCGTTGGCCTGGCCATTCATGAACCGCCCCGGGTCAGCGCCCAGAGTGAGGATGTGCTGGAAGAGGGCATGGTGGTCACGGTGGAGCCGGGTATTTATCTTCCCGGCTGGGGCGGGGTGCGGCTGGAAAACATGGCGGTGGTCCGGTCCCACGGCGCCGAATTGCTCAACCGGCTTCCCCTTACCCACACGGAGCCCGGGGGGCAGCCTTCATGA